A window of Dorea formicigenerans contains these coding sequences:
- a CDS encoding rolling circle replication-associated protein translates to MKKRYKRLTYVFKNSIEVYEYLDGRYGAPGEKREKKKKATKEEIAKRNQWNRERKVRHKLKTWFHENDYLVLLTYKKEERPPDMKTAKAQFKTWYEKLRKEFRKRGAELRWIRNIEKGLRGNWHVHVVINRIEGADILIKKAWPHGSATFKHLYENGDFADLAGYMCKTPETCARYNESLSEASYSASKNLPVEEPKVKKLAYWRKEPKEKEGYYIDRDSFHEGTNPRTKCKYRYYTLVRIHRRI, encoded by the coding sequence ATGAAAAAAAGATATAAGAGATTAACCTATGTTTTCAAAAACAGTATAGAGGTATATGAGTATCTGGATGGTAGGTATGGAGCTCCTGGAGAGAAGAGGGAAAAGAAAAAGAAAGCCACCAAGGAAGAGATTGCAAAAAGGAATCAATGGAACAGGGAGAGAAAGGTAAGGCATAAACTCAAGACATGGTTCCATGAAAATGACTACCTTGTCTTGCTGACTTACAAGAAAGAAGAACGTCCTCCGGACATGAAGACAGCAAAGGCTCAATTCAAGACATGGTACGAAAAGCTTCGGAAGGAATTCCGAAAAAGAGGTGCAGAACTTCGATGGATCAGGAACATAGAAAAGGGTTTAAGAGGGAACTGGCACGTCCATGTGGTGATCAATCGTATCGAAGGTGCGGATATCCTTATCAAAAAAGCATGGCCACATGGAAGCGCAACATTCAAGCACCTATATGAGAACGGAGACTTCGCAGACCTTGCAGGTTACATGTGCAAGACACCGGAGACGTGTGCCAGATACAATGAGAGTCTAAGTGAAGCAAGTTACTCAGCTTCCAAGAACCTTCCAGTCGAAGAGCCAAAAGTCAAAAAGCTCGCCTACTGGAGAAAAGAGCCAAAAGAAAAGGAAGGATACTACATAGACCGGGATAGTTTCCACGAGGGAACAAACCCAAGAACCAAGTGTAAATACAGATATTACACATTGGTGAGGATTCACAGGAGGATTTAA
- a CDS encoding helix-turn-helix domain-containing protein has protein sequence MYDKNLSVRQVSIMTGVSKSTINRIVNGQVSPTLDTVEQLAKGLHLKVTDLFESDIQ, from the coding sequence ATGTATGACAAAAATCTTTCTGTGCGCCAGGTATCTATCATGACTGGAGTGTCCAAATCCACAATAAACAGAATCGTTAATGGACAAGTATCTCCAACCTTAGATACTGTGGAGCAGCTTGCAAAAGGTCTTCATCTGAAAGTTACGGACCTTTTCGAATCCGATATTCAATAA
- a CDS encoding helix-turn-helix transcriptional regulator, with amino-acid sequence MNERLKTLRKSLGLTQEEMGQRLGVTKTAICSLESGRRNLTEQMAKSICREFRVDYYWLTVGDGEMFVAAPDCLIDEVVEEYNLDEVDRKMLKEYLEMTYEHRQVIKDYFRSVFT; translated from the coding sequence ATGAATGAACGACTTAAAACACTTCGTAAATCACTTGGCTTAACTCAAGAAGAAATGGGGCAGCGCCTTGGTGTTACCAAGACTGCCATATGTTCTTTAGAGTCCGGTCGCAGAAATTTGACCGAACAAATGGCAAAATCTATTTGCCGCGAATTTAGAGTTGACTATTATTGGCTTACTGTCGGCGATGGTGAAATGTTTGTTGCGGCTCCAGATTGTCTGATTGATGAGGTTGTTGAAGAGTATAATCTTGATGAAGTTGATAGAAAAATGTTAAAAGAATACCTTGAGATGACTTATGAACATCGACAGGTAATCAAAGATTACTTCCGAAGTGTATTTACCTAA
- the rdgB gene encoding RdgB/HAM1 family non-canonical purine NTP pyrophosphatase produces the protein MDTIIFATGNKNKMIEIRMILADLGCKILSQKEAGIQADVVEDGQTFEENALIKATTIADIARKMPEYKNAVVLADDSGLEIDALNKEPGIYSARYMGEDTSYDIKNQALIDRLEGVPDEKRTARFVCAIAAALPDGSTEVVRGTMEGRIGYEITGENGFGYDPIFYLPQFGCSSAELEPEKKNELSHRGEGLRKMRKVLEEKLESK, from the coding sequence AAAAATAAAATGATAGAGATCCGTATGATTCTAGCAGATCTTGGCTGCAAGATCTTGTCCCAGAAAGAAGCCGGAATCCAGGCGGATGTAGTAGAGGATGGACAGACATTTGAAGAAAATGCGTTAATTAAGGCGACGACGATCGCGGATATTGCACGGAAGATGCCAGAGTATAAAAATGCAGTTGTTCTAGCAGATGATTCCGGGCTGGAAATCGATGCGCTGAATAAAGAACCGGGAATCTATTCGGCACGCTATATGGGTGAGGATACGTCTTATGATATTAAGAACCAGGCGTTGATAGACCGGCTTGAGGGAGTGCCGGATGAGAAGCGTACAGCAAGATTTGTATGTGCGATAGCGGCGGCGCTTCCAGACGGAAGTACGGAAGTTGTACGAGGAACGATGGAAGGTCGTATTGGTTATGAGATCACAGGGGAAAATGGATTCGGATATGATCCGATCTTTTATCTGCCGCAGTTTGGCTGCAGCAGTGCGGAACTTGAACCGGAGAAGAAAAATGAACTGAGCCATCGCGGAGAAGGACTTCGCAAAATGCGCAAAGTATTGGAAGAAAAGCTGGAAAGCAAATAG
- a CDS encoding tyrosine-type recombinase/integrase: protein MASKKYTCGADGYYQTKVWDGTYDQNGRKHRITLRSNKSSRDLERQVAAMKAQIESRNYVRNTDILFIDYSRSWLNVYKSRRSNNTKRMYENIIEKHFTALNALKLKDVERIHIETLLANAEDKRRTQQQILLTFSAVLKSAVSDKLLAANVADDILRSTDKIKYKPSEKRPLTPDEKKAVFGATYKYDSDQAYVYLIYGCGLRREECVALTIFDFNFKKREVSISKAYEYITNTPGVKNPKSSNGIRTIPIPSKILPVVQSYVESVKHSGRTQLFVTMRDKKPLTKSAYDKMWKRIVESMQAACKEDIVGLTGHVFRHNYCSSLCYQIPRVSIKRIAQLLGDTEAMVMNVYSHILAEREDVEGAVNDAINF from the coding sequence ATGGCGTCAAAAAAATATACCTGTGGAGCTGACGGATATTACCAGACTAAGGTTTGGGATGGAACTTATGATCAGAATGGACGTAAGCACCGGATCACGCTCCGGAGTAATAAGAGCAGTCGTGACCTGGAACGTCAGGTTGCTGCTATGAAAGCTCAGATTGAATCCAGGAACTATGTGAGGAATACGGACATATTGTTCATAGACTATTCCCGAAGCTGGCTGAATGTGTATAAGTCCAGGCGCTCCAATAATACTAAGCGCATGTATGAGAATATTATTGAAAAGCACTTCACGGCTCTTAATGCGCTAAAGCTAAAAGATGTGGAGCGTATTCACATTGAAACTTTATTAGCAAATGCAGAGGATAAGAGGCGCACTCAACAGCAGATTTTATTGACCTTTTCTGCGGTTCTAAAATCTGCAGTGTCTGACAAGCTTCTGGCTGCTAATGTGGCTGATGATATTCTTAGGAGTACCGACAAGATAAAATATAAGCCGAGTGAAAAGCGTCCTCTGACACCAGACGAAAAGAAAGCCGTCTTTGGCGCGACTTATAAATATGATTCTGATCAGGCTTATGTGTATCTGATATATGGATGTGGATTGAGACGTGAGGAGTGCGTGGCACTTACGATATTTGATTTTAATTTCAAAAAGCGTGAAGTATCTATTAGTAAGGCCTATGAGTATATTACAAATACTCCCGGTGTTAAGAATCCGAAGAGCTCTAATGGAATCCGTACCATTCCAATACCTTCCAAGATTCTCCCCGTGGTTCAGAGCTATGTAGAGAGCGTTAAGCATTCCGGCCGGACTCAGCTCTTCGTGACCATGCGAGATAAGAAGCCTCTTACCAAAAGTGCTTATGACAAAATGTGGAAGAGAATCGTGGAATCGATGCAGGCTGCGTGTAAAGAGGATATCGTTGGATTGACCGGGCATGTGTTCCGTCACAACTATTGTTCGTCCTTATGTTATCAGATTCCTCGTGTATCCATCAAAAGGATTGCACAGCTCCTTGGTGATACAGAGGCTATGGTTATGAATGTGTACTCACATATTCTGGCCGAACGTGAAGATGTAGAGGGCGCTGTGAATGATGCGATTAATTTTTAA
- a CDS encoding metallophosphoesterase → MKIVIVSDTHGSRKNIENVCECNPDADMLIHLGDVEDDADYIEAIFECPTHIVGGNNDFFSRLPREEEFELEGHHIFITHGHAYYVSMGEAHLQEEARRRGADIVMYGHTHVPALTIDADLVTLNPGSLTYPRQQGRQATYMVMKLEKGKQPEVELKTV, encoded by the coding sequence ATGAAAATTGTGATAGTAAGTGATACACATGGTTCCAGAAAGAATATTGAAAATGTTTGTGAGTGTAATCCGGATGCGGATATGCTGATCCATCTTGGTGATGTGGAAGATGATGCAGATTACATAGAAGCTATTTTTGAGTGTCCAACGCATATTGTGGGTGGAAACAATGATTTCTTTTCAAGACTTCCGAGGGAGGAAGAATTTGAACTGGAAGGACATCATATCTTTATTACGCATGGACATGCATATTATGTCAGCATGGGAGAGGCGCATTTGCAGGAAGAAGCACGCCGCAGAGGTGCGGATATTGTGATGTATGGGCACACACATGTGCCGGCACTTACAATAGACGCTGATCTTGTGACGCTGAATCCGGGCAGCCTGACTTATCCGAGGCAGCAGGGACGACAAGCTACCTACATGGTGATGAAATTAGAAAAAGGAAAACAGCCTGAAGTAGAGCTTAAAACTGTGTAA